ATTGGCAACCTCTTGCTCGGATTTGCTGACCAGCACTTCATCGGGGCCAACGCTGGGCGAGATAAAGGTTGGTTCAACTCGCAGCGCCTCGGCAAAACAGCGCTGAGCCAATTCGTGAGCACCATGGGCTTGGTGCATCAAACCCATGTAATACAAAGGCTCGCCAGCGTAAGGCCGCAATTCACGGGCCGAGGTAAAGTGAATATAGGCGCGGCCAGCATCATCGAGCATTTGATAGGCACGACCAAGCGCAAAATGGGCCTCGTACAAGCCATTATTATGCTCAAGGGCTTCTTTGAATGCACCGATTGCCCGATCAATCTGGCGCATCGCGCCGAAGGCCACACCTAAATTGTAGTGGGCTTCAGCTAATTGCGGGTCGGTTTGTACCGATTCCAAATATTCGCGCTGAGCAGTTGGCCAATCATCTTGAAAAGCACAAGCATTGCCAATATACAGATAAATAATCGCCCGTTCGCGATCGTAGATTTGCGATTTCTCATCGCCTTCAACATAGGCAGCGATTAATGCAGTTTTAAAATGCTCGATTGCATCAGGATAATTGGCGGCCAAATAGGCTTTGATCCCGCGCCCAAACGCAGCACCCAAGCGCGTTCCAGCCATAAAACGCTCGCTCCCAGCAAAGGTATCGAGGTCCAGCGGCATTACATTCAAAGTGTCAACATTGGTAGTCATAACAGTTCCCTTAGGACGATCCTTTGGTGGATTGAAGCAAGCGATATTCTTCGATCACTGGGCGCAATTGCGCTTGGAGTTCACGGGCAATCCCACGGCCAAATTGGCTGGATACCATTTCATTCAGCGGGCGCAACAATTCTAAACATTGGTCGGGTGTACGGGTTGTGCCCACCAAACTCAAGGCTTGCCACCACTCGTCAGCTGTGATTGGCCCAACCACATCGGCCACGATGCTATGCATTTCATCGAGCAAGTTTGCCAAGCGCCGCCGGACTAGCACCATCGTCACATCATCGTGTTTAAGCTGGCCTTGAGTCCATGCCCGAACTTCGCTGAGCACGCGGGCCATCAAGGCGCGAGGCTTGAGATGGCCAACTGCTTGTAATAGGCTTTGAAAGCGTGGGTAGCCATACAATACTTGGTGTTCATTGGTCGCTTCAACAATGCCATCAGTGTACAACATGACCGAATCGCCATAGTTCAGTTGTAAGATGGATTCACTATAACAATCAATTTCCATAACCCCAAGCGGCACACCTGACGTTTCGATTTCAATCACTTGATTATTGATCACAATCAGATAATTGTGACCAGCATTCGCCAAGTGCATCATGCCCGTTTGCGGGTCGATTAAGGCATACAGCATCGTAACCATGCCTTGGGGCATTTCTTCGATCAAAATATTATTCACGGCTGCTAAGGTTTGGCCTGGTGATTGGCCGCGCCGCACTTCAGCCCGAAATACCGTTCGCGCCACCGCCATCCGCAATGCTGCGGGTAAGCCTTTGCCGCTGACATCGCCAATCATAATGCCCTGGGTACCATTGACCGCCAGAAAATCGTAGAGGTCGCCGCCAAGCTCACGCGCTGGCAATGAGACCGCGCTCATTTCCCAGCCAGGCAGACGTGGCACGGTTTCGAGCATCAAGCCCTGTTGCAAATCGCGTGCCAATTGCAAATCTTGTTCCAACTCAGCTTGGCGTTGGTCGATCACTGGCGCTGCGGGCGGCGTTGGCACTGGTGGCTCAAGCGCAACCGCCACACGACCTTGGGCGCGGTGACTGAGCAGTGAACTATAGATTGCTGATTGTGCTTTTTGCATAGTTTTAGAATGTTCCTTGGCTGGCTTCTAATCCGCCAATCCAGCGTTCACAAGCAGAACGCAACCACCCCACGGCGATTCCATCGATTACGGTGCTACTTGAATGGTGCGCCAATTTGCGCAAGGCATGTTGATAATAACGTAAGGCGGCGGTTGACCGCCCTTGATGGCGATAACTTTCAGCTAAATGAAAGGCAATCGTCGGCGAATCAGGCACCAAATAGCTGGCTCGCTCAAGATAATTGATCGCTTTATCCCATGCGCCTTGGTTGAGTTCGATCATCCCCAGCACCACATAGGCAGCATCTTGTAGCACATCAAGCTCTAAAGCACGCCGCGCCTCAGCCGCCGCTTGCTCATGTTGGCCAAGATCGGCGTGTAGTTGTGCGGCTAAAGCCAAAATTGCTGGCTGGCGTTGGTTGGGTGCAATACTCGCCAACAGGCTTAATCCACGTCGCTGCTGACCTTGACCGCGCAATTTCCGTGCTTCATCCAATAAGCTCGTCACATCGGGCGGCTTACTTGGGCTAGCTGGCGCTAATGGCCGTGTGCTTGGGCGGGGCCGCGCTAGTGCTGGTTCGGCTGGCTTATTCAGCGGCTTGGTAATTGGCCGTTCGCTCAAGTTGGGGCGTGGTTTGGGCTGACCATCGCCTTTACGATAGATAAATGCCCCAGCTACCTCGACCGTTTCAAAGCGATCAAAAATGCCCCACAGCGATTCGGAAAAGCCCAAGAGCAAATAGCCACCAACCGCCATCGCCGCATAAATCCGTTCGATCAATTGGCGACATGTTTCCAGCTGAAAATAGATCGTGACATTCTGGCAAAATACCACATCAAGCTGATAGGCCCAATGTGGTAGGGCATCGAGCAAATTGTGCTGCTCAAATTGTACCAAGGATCGCACGGCTTCGCTGACGCGCAAGGCTCCGTTGGCTTGCTGCTCAAACCATTGTCTGTAGTCGGCTTGCACATTGGCCAGCGAACGCCCACGATACTCGGCGGTGATCGCTCGCTCCAAGGGCACATTGCTCAAATCGGTGGCCCAAATCGAAATCGGGCGGCTCGGCGGATTGCCCCATTGCTGCAAGCCAACCATGGCCATACTATAGGGTTCCTCGCCAGTTGAGCAGCCAGCACTCCAACAACGCAATGGCCGCAAGGGCGAACGCGAACGCTGCAATTCAGGAAAAATATGCTCACGCAACGCCCGAAAATGAGCTGGGTTACGAAAAAACTGGGTCTCGTGATTGGCCAAGCGTTCGGCCAACCATTGCAACTCGCTGCCATTGGTCGGGTCTTGAATCCGCAATGTATAGGCAGCGGGGCTAATCTGCAACTGCCGATAACGCTCCTGAACCAGCATGCGGCCTTGGCGCATACGACTATCATCGAGATATAAGCCAGCCCGTTGAGCTAGATAATCGCGGATGATCATCCACTGTTCAGTGCTCAACTCGCTCATCGACGTTCAGTTTCGCTGAGCAACGCCACCAACCGTGGCGCAATCAGATCAGCAGCTAAAAATTCCATGGCAGCCCCAGCTTCCTCTGCCGCCCGTGGCATGCCCCAAATCGCGCTAGTGGCTCGATCTTGGGCGATAGTGCGTGCCCCAGATCGGCGTAAAGCCAACAAGCCTTGGGCTCCATCGCGGCCCATACCTGTCAACAAGACCCCAATCGTCTGTTTGGGCAAGACTTTGGCAGCTGATTGCATCGTCACATCGACCGATGGATAGAGCAAATTATCGGGTTCGGTTTCCAAATGCACCGTCCAGTTAGCATCAACCCGCAAATGGTGGGTATCGGGCGCAACATAGACATGGCCATTTTTCAAGCTGCCACGATGTTGAGCCAATTCCACCGTCAAGGGCGAATGATTGTCCAACCAGTCTACCATTGTACCAACAAATCCCTCGGCGATGTGCTGCACAATGATAATGCTTGCGGGGATGCTCGCAGGCAGGCTATGCAGGAGTTTGTATAACACACGCGGGCCGCCAGTTGAAGCCCCAACCACAATTAGCCAGCGTTGGCTTGGTGGGCTAGCCGAGGCCAATAACAAGGGAATATTGGTTTCGGTGGTTGGCGATTTGCGCCGCCGCCCGCGCAGGTGGGTCACAACTTTAACCCGTGAAAGCACCTTGACCCGATCCAACAGCCGCATGCGATTGGCTTCGCCTTGGGCTAAGGTCAGGTCGGTAGGTTTTTCCCAAACTTCCAAGGCTCCAGCGTTGAGCATTTGAAAGGTTAAATTGCGATCATGGCGAGTCAGTGATGAGGTGATCACCAAAATTGGCGTAGGATGATAGGCCATAATTTCTTCGGTGGCCTGCAAACCATCCATCACCGGCATGCGCACATCCATTGTGATAATATCCGGCTGCAATGCTGCCACCAATTGCACCGCCTCACGGCCATCACGGGCCTCGCCAACCACCTGAATCGTTGGATCACTGGCTAAAATAGTGCTGATGACTCGGCGCGAAACCGCCGAGTCATCGACAACTAACACTCGAATTGGTGCAAGCGGCCCTGTCATCATTACATACCCAACAACAGTTTGACTCGATTGGGCAAATCGAGCAAATCAAGATCTTTGTTGAGATAATCGTCAACTCCAGCTTCAAAACCGGCCCGTTTGTCATCCATCGAAGTCAACATGATAATCGGCAGTTCTTCGAATAAAGGATTGGCACGTAACTGACGGCAAACCTCATAGCCATCAATCCCAGGCATCTGCACATCCAACACCACCAAATCGGGCGTGAGATCGCCGATTTTTTGCAGCGCTTCCTCGCCGCTATAGGCCAAATCGACAGCATAGCCATACATTTCCAGCCGCATTTTGACAATATCGGTAACCAGTTTGCTATCGTCAACAACTAAGATACGTTCACTCATTGAAAAACTCCTCGCAGGGGAATATAGGCCTTCAGGGCTGCGCTACTTTAGCGGCCAAGTAATTGATGAATCGTTTCGAGCAAGTTGCTTTGATCAAACTGGCTTTTGACGATATAGGCTTGTGCCCCAGCCAACAAGCCTTCGCGTCGATCGCTATCGCGGGCCAAGCTGGTGATAATGATAATTGGCAGTTGGCGCAAACGTTCATGGGCACGCACACGGCGGGTTAGCTCAAAGCCAGTTAGCAACGGCATTTCAACATCGCTTACCAGCAGATCGTAGGAATTGTGATTGAGCTTGTCAAGCGCATCTTGGCCGTTAATTGCGGTTTCAACCACATAGCCCGCCGATTGCAGCATTGAGCGTAGTAGTTCGCGGGTGGTAAATGAATCTTCCGCAACCAATAATTTGGCAGGCTGGAGCTTGGTTGGCGCTGGCAAGGCGACTGGTTTGCCCCATTCACGCGCCCGCGCCGCAATCGCCAAGGGATTGAGCACCAACACCAAACGCCCATCAGGCAGGGCAATCGCGCCAGTGCATAATCGCTGTTCATGCAACAATGCGCCCAATGATTTAACCACGACCTCACGTTCATCGACCAATTTATCGACCAATAAGGCCAATGGGCGATTAGCTGGTCCCAAAATCACCAAGTTGGAAATATCCGATGGTTGCGGCAAGGGGCCACGCTGCTCAAGCAAGGGCGCAAGCGCTACAATGCTCACGCTGCGCTCATCGACCCGCACGGTTGGCCGCCCTTCGACGGTCTGAATTTGCCCGCCAGCAACCCGCCGTCCACCTAAACAAGCGGTCGAAGGCAAAGCATAGGTTGTGCCAGCCACATCAAACAATAACACGCGGGTGGTCAACAAAGTAATTGGCAAAATTAGCGTAAATGTTGTGCCTTGGCCGAGCACCGAATGCACATCAACCCGCCCGCCAACCTCGGTCACTGCTGCCCGAACCACATCCATGCCCACGCCACGGCCTGAAACATCGGTGATGATTGCGCTGGTGGAAAAACCAGGCTGCCAGATTAACTCCAAAGCTTCTTCATCACGCAAGCGAGCCGCCGCATCAGCCTCGATAATTCCGCGTTTAATCGCGGTTGCCCGAATTACCGCTGGATCGATCCCACGGCCATCGTCACTGATGATGATTTCAATCGTGCCGCCCAACGAGCGAGCTTCTAGCCGTAAAGTGGCTTCAGCAGGCTTTTTGGCTTTAACCCGATCATCGGGATTTTCGATGCCATGATCAAGTGCGTTGCGCACTAAATGTACCAACGGATCAGCCATTAACTCAATCACTTTGCGGTCGGCCTCGGTGGTTTCGCCTTCGGTGATTAAGTTAACTTCTTTGCCCAACGAACGAGCCAGCTCGCGCACGGCACGCGGAATTGGCGCAAATAAACCAGCAACTGGTTGCAAACGGGTCGCCATCACCTCGGCTTCAAGTTCATCGACCAAGGCCTCGCTGGCAGCGCTATGGCTGCTCCAACGCTCGGTTAGCAAACGCAACTGATTGCGAGTCGATTGGGCTAAATTTTGCAATTGGCTGGCCAATTCGCTGGCCTCGCGCCGTTGCTGAAAGGTCACACGTTGGCCAGTCAAGCGTTCGCTCAATTGTTGGCTCAGACGCTCACTTTTGGTCAATAATTTATCCAAAGCCTCAAGATCAGCGACATGCTCAAGGTGCAATTGGCGGGTCACTACCAACTCACCCGCCGTATTCAACAAGCGATCTAAGCGCGAAATTGGCACACGCACCGTCGAACGGGTACTACTCACGGGCTTGGGGGCTTCGGCTGCGGCTGATTTTTTGGGTTTAGGCTTAGCAACCACTGGTTCAGACTTAGGTTGCTCAAGCACCACTGGCGCTGGCGCTGGTTCTGGTTCGGCCACAGGCGCGACAATTGGCGCAGCTTTGGGTGTTGCTGGAGCCGCAGGCAACGTTTCGCCAGCCGCCAAGGCATTCAATTGCTCCACCAACTGATCAACGTTGGGATCGGTTGGCGGTGGCTCATTAACTTGGGAATTCAGCACTAGCAGCACATCAGCACTGGACAGCAGCACATCGTTAATGCTCGAATTCATGGCCAACATGCCACTGCGCAAGGCTGAAAGCAAACTTTCCATGGTATGCGCCAGACGACCCATATCAACTTGGCCCAGCATGCGAGCCGAGCCTTTGATCGTATGCGCCGCCCGAAAAATCGTATCAATCGCTTCGCGATCGCCTGGGTTTGACTCCAAGGCCAATAAGCCTGTGGTCAAGGCCCGCACATTCTCTTCAGTTTCTTCGCGAAACTGGCCAAAAAATGCTGATAAATCAAAACCGCCCATGCGATAGCTCCTCGCTTAGCGTGTATGTGCCTCGATGTTGACCAACGAATGCAAGCGATTTGCAATCGCGGTGAGTTTGGATGCGGCATCGGCAGTTTGGCGCGAACCAGCCGCCGTTTGACGTGAGACTTCGGCAATTTCACGCATGGTTTCAACAACTTGCTCCGATGCAGTTTGTTGTTGAGCGGTTGCTAGGCTAATTTCTTGGGCTAATTGGGCGGTATGTTCGCCCAAAACCACGATTGAATCCATCTCTTGACCAGCGCGATGGGCCAAACTGACCCCTTGTTCGACTTCTTTAACGCTCTCTTCGGTGGCTAGCACTGAGGCATTAGTTGCAGCCTGAATTTCGGCAATCACATCTTTGACTTCACGTGAAGCGGCCAATGTACGATTAGCCAAACTCTTGACTTCGGCGGCAACCACCGCAAATCGCCGACCATGCTCGCCAGCCCCAGCCGCTTCGATCGCCGCATTCAAGGCCAACAAGTGCGTTTCATCGGAAACATCATCGATCAAAGCAATAATTTCGCTGATATGATGCGAACGTTCGCCCAAACTCAAAACCCGCGAAGAAACCTCTTGCACCCGTTGCTTGATTCGCTCCATACCTTGAATTGCTTCATCAACCGATTGCTGGCCCATCGCCAACGAGGTCAAGGTTTGTTGAGCAGCAATGCTGACTTGATCTGAGGCACTGGCGATTTGTCGCGCGGTAAAGCCCAATTCTTCAATGGTTGATGAAACTTCTGCGACTGCTGAGGCCTGTTCCGTCGCCCCTGAAGCTTGTTGCTGCGAGGCTGCCGATAATTCAGTGGCGGCAAATGACAGATCAGTGCCAAGCTCAATCTGCTGAATATTTTTCTCGATCAATTGTTCATTGGCCCGCATCAGGTCGGAAGTCCATTGCTCGCTCTTGAGTGAATATTCACCTAAAGCCCGGCTAAAAATGGTGGTCAGCACAATCGTCGTGGCCAAACCAACAAAAAACAGCACTGCTCCAACGCCATACACCCCAGCATTATTAGCGGCAGTCAGGGTTGTTACCTGAAATGATGCAAGGCTATCTTTGAGTAGCAGCAACATCCCATAGGCCAAGGTAATCGAAACCCCATAGGCCACAATTTCACGCCAAGTTGCCACCAAGCCCACGATAAATAGCATCACCAGCAATAACGAGACGATCAGACTTTGATCAATGCCACCATAGCGCACGGCACAAGCCAAGGCTGCCAACGAAATCGTGCCAATTAAAACATAGGTCGCAATTTGATCTTGGCCTTGCCGAATCATGCGCAAACTGAGCAAGGCAATTAACCAAACCGCCCCCATCGAGACGAATAAAACCCCAAGGGCATTCCATAATTGCGGATTATTGCGCTCGTAAATCCACGCCACCAAGACCACTAAAAAAGGCACGACCAAGGCAGCCAAGGCGACAATCCGCATAATCACGCGGCGGCGATCAGTCAAATTCGTAAAATCGAGCGAGAAAAGCGAACCTAAATTCGCCATGAGCAGACTCCTTGGCACTGGTCTAGCGCTTGGCATGTACCAGCACAAACAGTTCAAGATCAAGCATGAGGCATGGACGGTCATCGAGCATAATAATGCCCAAAATGCTGGGGTCGAGCAAGCTATCGGAAACTAAACTTGGCAGTGGTTGCAGGCTCAAGGCTGTGCTAATTGGGTCGCCCAATTGATCGACTACCACGCCCATGGCTGTTTGCCCAACCACAAATAAGGCTAAGCGATTGGCTTGTTGGCCAATTGGCTGCTGGAGCCACTGATTTAAGTCAATGACATCGATTGAATTGCTTTGCTGAATCACGCTGCTAATTGGTTGCCCAGTATTCGCAACATAATCCACACCAACCAAAGCAGTTTGGCGAATCAAGACCGTTTGATCGCCAACATTGACTGGATACAGATCGCTGACAACTGCCGGATTAACCATTGATCGACCCAAGCAAGGCATTAAGATCAAGCCAAGTTGCAAAACCAAACGGCGTTGGCAGCAAGCCTCGGCTAGCAACTGTCCCACGATGGGGAGTTGGCTCGGCCAAACTCACATTCAGCATCAACATATCGATCACCTGATCAACCGCAATTGCACAATCGATCTGTTCGTGAACGAGCAAAAAGCGACTGCGCCGGGTTGGGGTAATCGGCTTCATGCCTAAAACCACCCGCATATCAACCACCGTCAGCAAAACCCCGCGCTGATTGATAATGCCCATAATGGCTGTGGCAGTGCCTGGAATTCGGGTTGGATTGCGCCAACGTTCGATGCCACGCGCCTGCTCAACTGGCAAGGCAAACCGTTCTTGATCGAGGATAAAAACCACAAATTGCGCCAATTGATCCTCAACTTGGCTCACAACAGGCTCCCGCATGATTCAATAATGGTTGTATGGCTCAATTGAGCAGCAACCAAGCATTGAATCATCACAAATGGCGCGTTCTAAAGCAGCAAATCGTAGCTTAGCATAGTCGCAAGGTAGCCCAACTGTCAAGCGTACTAAAGCAAGTAATTTATAAGGATGAGGGATGAGGGGTCAGGTTTCAGGGGCGAGGGCTAGAAGTTCATGCAGAGCCACTAAGAAGGAGGAATTATGAGGGATGAAAGCAACCATCAAAAATTGAGGATCACGCTATTCAACGCAGAGGCGCAGAGAAAAATGAGGGAACAGATGTCAGGGTCAGCAGAAATTGGGACTTTGGGATAAGCAACCTTCGTGGCCTTCGTGCTCTTCGTGGATCAAAATAATCTTCGTGCCCTTCGTGGATCAAAACTATGAGCCTGATCCCCGATCCCTAACCCCTGATCCCTAACACCTATGCCCGATAGGCTTGCAATTGGTTGATTAAATTGCGGCCAGTAATGGGCTTGGCAAGGCTTAGGCGACCAGTGGTGCGGGGTTGGGGCAGGTCGGTCAGCAAAATATAATTCTGATGATCGCGGCAATTGAGCGTATTGCTGTGCTCGGTTGAAATTGCTTCATCAAGGATGATAAATTCTGGTTGATATTGCTCGTTCAGTTGAGCAGCGAGGGTGCAGGAATCGGCTTCGTAGACTGTATAGCCTGCCCGGCGAAGATGATATTTCATAAGCGTTCGGGTGATCCAATCGGGATCAACCAGCAAAACAGTCTTTAGCATACTTAACATCCTTATAGTGATGGATCATTTGGGCAACCATCACCACCACTATAAGAATGTAAGTTTACGAGTAAGATTACAAGCCGCGCCGTGGTTGCACGTCGAACACGTAACCCACGCCTCGCACGGTTTTTAAGTAGATTGGCTTGGATGGGTTGTCCTCAAGTTTGGTGCGCAACGAGCGAATTCGCACCCACAACGAGGATTGATCGCCCTCTTCGCCCAAACCCCAAGCCTTACGCAACAGGGTCGTGGTTGCCACCGCCACAGTTGGAGTTTGCAACAGCAAATACAACACCCGTAGCTCAATCGGCTCCAACGGAATCGCCTCGCCTTTGCGCAACAGAATATGTTGACCAAAATTGACTGAAAGATCTTCGTCAATTACGACCAACTCGCCCGGATGCAAGCCACCTTCATACGATTTAGTCAGCAGCTTGTTAACCCGCGCTCGCAATTCAGGGTAGCGGTAGGGCTTGGTCATATAATCATCGGCATGCTGTTCGAGGCCGCGCACGGTGGTAGCCTCATCGGAAATTGAGGTCAGCATAATCACTGGAATTTCCACATAGCGCCGCAAACGGTCTGACAACTCAAAACCGGTCATGCCAGGCATCATCAAATCGAGAATCGCCAGATCAGGCCATGAACTTTCAACCATCGTTAGCGCCGATTGGCCTGATTCTGCCGCCATCACCTCAAAACCATCGTTAAGCAAATTGCTCACGAGCGTGCGGCGAATAATCGTGTCATCATCAACTACAAGAATACGCCATCGTGCTGGCATCGGGTGTTACTCCTTCCAAGGTAGCTGCACGGTGACAGTCGTCCCCTTGCCTACTTGGCTATCTACGCTAATTGTGCCGCCATGAGCACCAACTGCTAAATTACAAAAGGTCAAGCCCAACCCAGTGCCCCGTGATTGGGCTGTAGTACGGCCTTGATAAAATTTATCGAAAATATGCGGAATATCTTCGGCAGCAATTCCCTGCCCCGTATCGCTCACGTTCAGGGTAATCAGTTGCTGCACTTGATCAATCGTGCCAACGACGCGAATTGTACCACCTGGTCGCGTCCATTTGATGCCATTGCTCACCAAATTGGCCAATACCCGTACCATTTTATGCTCATCAAGCACCACCAATGGTTCAGCTGGTAGATCAAGTTCAAAGCTCAGTTGTTGCTCAACCGTGATCCCCAAGACTTGCTCACTCAACAATTCACCCAAACGTTGCAGGCTGGTGGTTTCTTGGCTAAGCATCAAGCGGCCTGCCTCAGCCTTATACACATCGAGCAAATCATCAATCAGGCGTTGTTGGGCAGCTCCGGCTCGAAAACCAAGCTCGACAAACAATTTGCCATCATCATCAAGTTGGGTGGTCATCAAGGCATCAAAGCAGCCAACCATGCCCGCCAACGGTGCGCGTAAGTCGTGGGTCAGCATCTGAATAAAACCATCGCGGCTATCTTCAGCTTCGCGCAAACGGGTGTAAACCGCAGCGTTGGTTAAGGCGACGCTTAATTGATCAGTCAGGGCTTTGATCAAGGTTTCTAGCTCGGTGCGGAAGAAATTGCGCTGAGGATGCACCAAGATAAACACCCCAATGATCGTATTTTGGGCATAATTATGCAATGGCAAGGCCAGTGCCGAGCCAATTTCCTCACGATCATCATAAAAATGCTTCCAGCGGGGATCATTCTGGGCATCTTCGACAATTTGGACTTCGCCAGTACGCAAGGCATATGAAGCCAAGCCTTCACGCAACACCGCCTGAATCGCTTGCTCAGCCTCGGCAGGCGGCAAATGTGGCCGAAACAAGATCCGCCGCCAAACCCGATTTTGATCATCGAGCAGCAACACGCTACCACGGCTGGCTCCCAGCAGTTCATTGATCGCATTCAAGGCTTCGGGCAGCACTTGATCAATATCCAATGAGCGATGCAAGGTTTGCGAAACCCGATAGAGAAAGCGCAAACGTTCTTGTTCACGATGCAATGCCCGCCGTGTATGCTTCAGGCGCAGCAGCACCCGCATTCGAGCCAACAATTCATCACGATTAACGGGCTTGGTAACGTAATCATCAGCGCCCAAATCCAAACCAGTTACCGTGTCGGCGGTGGTTTGTTTGGCCGAAACAAAGATAATTGGAATAAATGGCAGATGATTGCGCTCACGAATTGCCTGAAGCGTTTGATAGCCATCCATCTCCGGCATCATCACGTCAAGCAAAATCAAATCGGGGACTTGTTGTTCGAGCATGGTCAAGGCTTCGAAGCCGCTACGAGCACAGGCAGTGGCATAACCAGCGCGTTCCAACATCCGCTGTAACACCATCACATTGGTGGTTTGATCATCCACAATCAAAATTAGTTCGGGTGTTGCTTGCATTCCTGTGCTCCATGCGCTGAAAATTACGAAGCTGACGCTAGCTCAGAAAGTTCCATCCAGCGTTCGTAGCTTTGTTCTAAGCTTTGGCTGACCTGCTCAAGTTCATTGTGCAAACGGGTATAGGCTTGATAATCGCTGCCTGCATTATTCAATGCTTCATTCAATTCGTTTTGGCGGGCTTCCAGTTTGGCGATGGTTTTTTCGAGTTCGCTCAATTCGCGTTGCTCTTTGAAGCCCAGTTTACGCGGTTTTTGCTCGCGCGGGCGCTCTTGAGTTGACGGTTTGGTTACAGCTTTGAGCGCGGCTTGTTCGCGTTCGTAGACTTCACGATAAGCCGAGTAGTCGCCTGGAAAGTGGCGTACCTTGCCATCGCCCTCGAAAATCAGCAAATGATCAACCGTGTTATCGAGAAACGCCCGATCGTGCGAGACGATAATCACTGCACCATTAAATTGCTCAATATATTCTTCCAAAATCGCAATCGTCTGCACATCAAGATCGTTGCTGGGTTCGTCGAGCAGCAGCACATTGGGGTTACGCATCAAGGTTCGCAATAAATAAAGGCGGCGGCGTTCGCCCCCCGACAAGCTGTGGATATAATCCCAATGCTGATTATTGGGGAATAAGAAGCGCTCAAGCATTTGGCTGGCGGTACGCAAACCCTCGCCTGTTTGCACTAACTCAGCACCATCGCTGACATAATCAATCAAGCGTTGGTTGGGGTTGAGATCGCTGCTACTTTGATCGTAATAGGCCACATGGATGGTTTCACCCACCACCAATTCGCCGCTATCAGGCTGCAAACGGCCTGCGATTAAATTGAGTAAGGTCGATTTGCCAACCCCGTTGGGACCGATAATTCCCAAACGATCGTCGCGAGTAAGTTGATATTCAAAATTGTGCAGCAAGGTTTTGCCAGCAATTTGCTTATTTACCCCATGCATTTCGATCAGCTTTTTGCCAATCCGCCGTCCGCTCGATTCAAGCTCCAATGTGCCACGTTCTTGACGACGCTCTTGGTTGATCAAGGCATTGGCGCGATCAACGCGGGCTTGTTGTTTAGTGGTTCGGGCTTGCGCACCTTGACGCAGCCAAGCCAACTCACGGCGCACCTCGTTGCGATGGTCAAGTTCAGCCTTGGCGCGTTGGCGTTCGCGCTCAATTCGCTCGACCACAAAACGCTCGTAATTACCAGGGTAGGAAAAGAGTTGATGATCTTCAAGCTCAACAATCGCCGTCACCACCCGATCCAAGAAATAGCGATCGTGGGTGATCAGCAGCAACGCGCCTTGCAAATTGGCTAAATAA
This genomic interval from Herpetosiphon gulosus contains the following:
- a CDS encoding PP2C family protein-serine/threonine phosphatase; its protein translation is MQKAQSAIYSSLLSHRAQGRVAVALEPPVPTPPAAPVIDQRQAELEQDLQLARDLQQGLMLETVPRLPGWEMSAVSLPARELGGDLYDFLAVNGTQGIMIGDVSGKGLPAALRMAVARTVFRAEVRRGQSPGQTLAAVNNILIEEMPQGMVTMLYALIDPQTGMMHLANAGHNYLIVINNQVIEIETSGVPLGVMEIDCYSESILQLNYGDSVMLYTDGIVEATNEHQVLYGYPRFQSLLQAVGHLKPRALMARVLSEVRAWTQGQLKHDDVTMVLVRRRLANLLDEMHSIVADVVGPITADEWWQALSLVGTTRTPDQCLELLRPLNEMVSSQFGRGIARELQAQLRPVIEEYRLLQSTKGSS
- a CDS encoding CheR family methyltransferase, with the protein product MSELSTEQWMIIRDYLAQRAGLYLDDSRMRQGRMLVQERYRQLQISPAAYTLRIQDPTNGSELQWLAERLANHETQFFRNPAHFRALREHIFPELQRSRSPLRPLRCWSAGCSTGEEPYSMAMVGLQQWGNPPSRPISIWATDLSNVPLERAITAEYRGRSLANVQADYRQWFEQQANGALRVSEAVRSLVQFEQHNLLDALPHWAYQLDVVFCQNVTIYFQLETCRQLIERIYAAMAVGGYLLLGFSESLWGIFDRFETVEVAGAFIYRKGDGQPKPRPNLSERPITKPLNKPAEPALARPRPSTRPLAPASPSKPPDVTSLLDEARKLRGQGQQRRGLSLLASIAPNQRQPAILALAAQLHADLGQHEQAAAEARRALELDVLQDAAYVVLGMIELNQGAWDKAINYLERASYLVPDSPTIAFHLAESYRHQGRSTAALRYYQHALRKLAHHSSSTVIDGIAVGWLRSACERWIGGLEASQGTF
- the cheB gene encoding chemotaxis-specific protein-glutamate methyltransferase CheB translates to MMTGPLAPIRVLVVDDSAVSRRVISTILASDPTIQVVGEARDGREAVQLVAALQPDIITMDVRMPVMDGLQATEEIMAYHPTPILVITSSLTRHDRNLTFQMLNAGALEVWEKPTDLTLAQGEANRMRLLDRVKVLSRVKVVTHLRGRRRKSPTTETNIPLLLASASPPSQRWLIVVGASTGGPRVLYKLLHSLPASIPASIIIVQHIAEGFVGTMVDWLDNHSPLTVELAQHRGSLKNGHVYVAPDTHHLRVDANWTVHLETEPDNLLYPSVDVTMQSAAKVLPKQTIGVLLTGMGRDGAQGLLALRRSGARTIAQDRATSAIWGMPRAAEEAGAAMEFLAADLIAPRLVALLSETERR
- a CDS encoding response regulator gives rise to the protein MSERILVVDDSKLVTDIVKMRLEMYGYAVDLAYSGEEALQKIGDLTPDLVVLDVQMPGIDGYEVCRQLRANPLFEELPIIMLTSMDDKRAGFEAGVDDYLNKDLDLLDLPNRVKLLLGM